Sequence from the Maribellus comscasis genome:
AATTCAGCGTATTTCTGACGATATCAACGAATAAGAAAATGCAGTGAGTCAGATAATGAATGTGTTACAGCTTTGGTTTTGCCGGTTTAATATTTTCATCCTCATACCATTTCGCTTTTTATCACGCATTTATTTTCTGATTCAGTAAGATTATGTTGGATAATATTATATTACCTTTACAAAATCTAAATCAATTAAAAACTCTTAAAAAGAAAAAAATGCGTACACTTTTTTTATCATCAAAAATTTTAATTGTAGCCTTTGTATTGGTGTTATCGGCTTGCAATTCGAAACCCAAAAATCAGGAGGCGGAGCAAAAATCTGCGGAAACTGCCACTGAAGAAAACTGGATTCAATTATTTAACGGAGAAGATTTAAACGACTGGCAGATAAAATTTACAGGACATGAATTGGGAGATAACTACAACAATACCTTTCGTGTAGAGGATGGTTTATTGCGCGTTCGTTATGATAACTGGGATGAATGGAACGGTTCATTCGGACACATTTTTTACAAGGATGAGTTTTCGCATTATAAGCTGCGGGTGGAATACCGGTTTGTTGACGAGCAGGTTAAAAACGGTCCGGGCTGGGCATACCGCAACAATGGATTGATGATTCACGGCCAAAGCGCGGAATCAATGGAGCTGGATCAGCAGTTTCCTACCTCCATCGAGGTTCAGTTGCTTGGAGGAACACAGGGAAAAG
This genomic interval carries:
- a CDS encoding 3-keto-disaccharide hydrolase translates to MRTLFLSSKILIVAFVLVLSACNSKPKNQEAEQKSAETATEENWIQLFNGEDLNDWQIKFTGHELGDNYNNTFRVEDGLLRVRYDNWDEWNGSFGHIFYKDEFSHYKLRVEYRFVDEQVKNGPGWAYRNNGLMIHGQSAESMELDQQFPTSIEVQLLGGTQGKEGYDPRSTLNLCTPGTNVVMNGELIEQHCTNSKSETCYGDEWVTAEVEVHGGEIIRHFVNGEEVMHYEQPQLDPRDPTYETLLPADGNIMITKGTISLQAESHPTDFRKIELLVLDE